The genomic segment CTAACATCAATATGTGGGTGGATGAGCTTTGAAAAGTACCCACACGTGCATTATTTGCTTAACAGGATAACAGGGCTAATTGAAGTGTATGATTTAGGTAAGATTAGTGGGTTTGGGGATACAGAATGCCCCTGCAAGTTTGACTTCCCCGCCGATATAGAGGGTCTGTCACTTGAGGCACTGGTGGCGCTGATAACTACTATGCCTTATTCACCCACAATAGATGGAATACTTTGCAGGTTAGGCATTGATGAGCAGTGTTGTAAGGATGTAAAAGGTCAAATGCTATCTGTATCCAACGATATTGAGTATTCTGTAATGGACGACGAGACACCAGAGCACGTGAGCAGGTGCTTGGAATTTTCGGGGGTGAATCTGAATAATTTGGGCAGCACTGGCGAACCTAGTGTGGCGTTGAAATTGGCTGAGAAAATGTGGTTTCAATGTGAGGTTATTAGTGAGGATTGTATTTGGTGGGTTACCGGCGAGCCTGTGGATTACAGTTTTATCTGTGACGACAACCAAGTACTAAGTGAACTAAAGTGTACAATTCAAGACTCGTTCACGTGTCACACCTATCGCAACTTGTTTGACTCGGTGTTAAATCCCAAATCGCATACTAAAAATATGGATTGTTATGATAGAAAGTGTATAAGATTTTTGAGAGTTTGGTCTTACGATCCCGAATGGGCGTTCCTAACGTTGGTAAGCTCTAAGGACTGGAAATATGTCTTGAGGAAGCTGATTAAATATAAGCCCTTTGTTGAAAATCAACTGGGGGCGCTTTCTCAATTTTTTTCGCTCTGTGAAAAGCACTTGAGTTTTGACGATATTAGGCAGTTGAAAAACGCCTTTGAtttttctaaaattttGCTTTCCATCGATGGCAATTTGACTAGAATCGTCAGTGATGCCAATTATAGAAAAGATATTCTGAATTCAATGCCACTAGATTTTATACAGGCCTTCTATTCGAGTCTTATGAACATTCACTACCCCTGTAACGATACACAAAGTGAAGATTTATCGTGTGGAGaaatcaacaaatttatcgatattatttacaaacaGAATGATTTGGGCGTGAAAAATGGCATGATTTATGAATTGAGCCTTGAGTGCGCACAGGTTATGCTCGACAACTTGAACTTGGAGCAGGTTTCGAACCCACTAGTTCGAATGAGACTGCTTCTACACCCGGACAAGCTTATCGTCAAGCTGGTGAAGTTGAATAGAAAGTTGACACGTGGAAGCAACTTTAGATTTTTATGGTTCACCCTACGCAAGCTGCTGGCCCAGGCTCTCGAACTCTATTCTACAAGCGTTGATATACACGGCTGCGAATCTATTCCGTACCTACACTTTTTACAGGCGCTGTTATACATTATGCCTGAGTTTGACCTATACCTGTTGCACAAGGCGAGTATTGCAAGTGGTAGCAACAGATGGGATCCAGTCAAGCAGCACTTGGCTATTGTTGCTAACAGGGTGTCAGTGTGTGCCATAAAATCGCTATTGGAAATAACTGACGATAGTGTTAAAAAGCTGTTGGTTTGGTTGAAGTTGCCAAGTATATGACGCCATGAACCAtcattgtaattataactAATCCTGTATGGCAGGTTTGACTATTAATTTACCATTGTGGATGAAACtaatagatatatattagaaTGAATTGGGATTTATTATGATGTAGTTATAGTCTTGTCGTAATTTGTGTAATATGATCAGTATTTGTAATAAGAATATTGATTGTTGtgttttataaataaagcCTAGTGATTATACATATGTGCATTGGCCAATTGTTTTGGGTATGTTTAGTAAATGTGTCTATATTCTCATATAGTTTTAATAATGTGTTGTAAGTTATTATGTTTACATAGGaaagtatatttttaagCAATTAAATATCGTTGGTTGATCAAAACAAGCTTgctatttaattaaatttacagattgtataattttaaatataaaataaaacacaaataaattactttcaatgatttatataacaaaagtgtaaatttacaaataaaatgaCATAGTAACTAATTAAATCAAGTAATCACACCTATAATTGTGCTTTAATGCAACTTTATTACACTTTACTTAACACTAATCTGCGTAAACTTTTAATTACACAACAAATGTtcaaatgtgtaaataataactataaatataaaataatcggaaattataaaaaatcgctaatatttatagatatttaaacaatttattaatattataaattaatcaaacAAGGAAACACTTTAAATAGTCTGATCACATATAGTTAgctatattatatataaatactttgaaaattcaaattatcgTACATACCACTCACGTATTACACAAACACACTAACAACACGCAAGCAGGATGTAGGTTTAAAATAAGTATGATTGAATGCTGGAAGATGCTACTGTAATATACTACCCTTGCGTTCGACATCATAGGGCTTGTAAAAATTGACTTATGTGTGTTATTACCATGTTTATAAAACAAAAATTGTGCttgttaaatatacaaaaactATATAATTTCCATACACTATCTTCTCAATTAGCCAATAAAATAGTgctataatatttacactaCCCAAATGTAAATATGCTATGtgacaaaaaaattgtaaacgCGAGATACATGCATTTTTTTCGTGAATTGGTAACCATCATTGTAAGTCCGTCTAGTGAATACTACAGTCTGTGAAACCATCTCCCTATACTTTATCTTCGTTATCTTCATCACGCTTACCTCCAGCATCCTCCACAATACCGGCacaatgaaaaatatctttgcatttataaaatacacAAAATGCAGAAAATATGAATTCTACAGCACttatgataataatacacAACGTGAAGTTCCCATTATCcaacataaaatttattgcctCCAACGATAGATCCTTCGTTTTTGATGACAAAAAATTCTTCGCCAGATCAACATCGACATAACGGTCAATCGTGGATTTATTTTGGTTGAAAAAACTATTAAGTTTGCCTGTGATAATTGCAGAATGTGTAGTAAAATCCATGTGACCCGATGTGATAATTCTGATGGCGTAAGTccacaaaaataatgaGACAATGCACAACACGCCATACAAACACATTAGAACGAGATTTAAAGGCTTTAGCACACGGCATTGAGTCAAAGCTGTGAAAAATTCAGCCACAACGCTtactattaatattatagcCCCCGATACAACCAATGTAGTATCAAAAGTGGGACTAACAGCAGCAAATCCTAATGCAAATCCCAATGCAAGAGTAGGCATGgatctaaataaataagtCAGTATGCTTACATCATCACAGTAATGTTATCTGTATCCTTTTTAAATGAAGTAGCGCGCCTGTACAAGAAACCAACTATGAATGAAATAATACCAGCAGCGAATAAATTGTCCCTGAAATCTATAGTGAATTTGTCCGTATtttcataaataatatcagAAAAAAAACTGGGTAAAACGTCAATCTTATTTAGTTCACCTGCAATTGTACGTGCTCCTATTTGAAGTAAATAACCACAAGTGCAACTTGTTACTGTACATAAAGTTGACTGAAGGTAGTTTATTATGATCATAGGTAGAAGAAACCATTTACATAGCAGATGCCCAAGAAGAAACGGGACACATGTAGCAATAGAAAGGAATATATGCATTAATCCAAAAATCTGAAATTTAGTAATGGATTTTAGAGAGAATTCAGTGATGCTGTTAATGCGGTGAAGTGACTCCAGATCGTtaaaattggaaaatgaaaAGAAAATATACAAACCTAGTGACAATTGTAGGACTATAGCATAGGACCAGGCCCCTATAGCCGGAGATTGATGCCCTCCTTTTCCCGAGAGGCACACCATAATGCTTGATGAAATCGTCCACCCCACGTGCAACGTTCCCTTTTAGCCGTTTCACGCACCTAgctaataaatatttctacAACTAAATCCAGAGTGGCTAGATAGAAAATGACGTGATTTTAGTTACTAACATATTTAGGCATTGTTAGGCAATATGCATATGTGCGTGAGTGCACTTTCCATGGGCTGATCATCACCAGTGTGTATCCACCGTTTCTTTTCAATAATAACGTTAGGCAATTTAATGTGCCCCAATCTAAATTGTCTTTTACTTACACCGTGGATACCATCTTCCAACATATCACCTTCGAATCATATGGCAACAATATCATATTATGTACAGTTGGCCCGGATACTAACAATTCCATTCCACCAGAATCCATACAATTTAGCTTCAACTGTAATTCTTGGGTGTTTGCCGTGTTGTTTTTAATCTGTGCCTCATAATTGAACTCTGTACCAATCCGTGCAATGCTATCACTGGCACATCTTACTTCTAAATCCTGTGGGCCCCCGTATTTGCTATCGTCCCTTAATTTCGCAGTGGCAATCCATTCGATTGGCGCCGTATTTCCATCCACCGAAAAATTGTTCACATGAAATAGTATTTTAATCTATTTTAGCAATGACTTTACTTCCTGAGGTACTGTATCGAGTGAAATGTGGTCATTTAGCAATATGACACATGATTCGTTGGATAGTAAATTGTCTATGATCCCCAATTCTCCTAAATGTGTGGTTATACAATGTTCAAAGTGCCATTTactatttaaaataaaatggTTATGACGACACAGTTGTGTAGGCTTACCTGGAGCGATAACCTTTTGATCATCATATATAAGTTTGACAACGTTTAACGTATCTTTGGTAAGATTTGTAGTCTTGACagaataatttacaaagtCGCCCACTCCAATGGCATCTGAAACTATAGTTTCTTTCCTATGTTAAATAATGAGTTACTTATAGGTGAAGATAATGCCATTGGTATATTCTAGCTGAATTTTTGttgttaaaatatcaaaatttgatacctGAATTTGtaagttatatattttgtcaGTGTTGCAGTGATGTATAACGTTCAACTGGTATTTAAAGTGTTTGATTAGAGAGGATTTCACACTATTATCACCCATATCATTggttatattattatttatatcagCGCTAGTGCCATTGGGTTTATCCTCTGAGAATAAGGGCACTGCAGTTACGTCACAGTTAGACATAGTTATTTTGATATCTTTGTGCGATactgtaaaattatatacgtCAAATTCAAGCATAATTGGTGCGAATCTGTCAATCCAATAACTTGTTAATTGCTTCACTTTTACGCTAGTACGTATTACTGAATTTTTGCGCTTTGAATATGGtaattcatattttaatgattttcTTGGCCAACCAATTGATCTAATTAATACAGGATGACAGGTAAACTCTTGTACCACTAGTGGCACTGACGCATTAAACAACGTTAAATTGTTGGAATCATTGTCAGTGGTGCTAATATTAAAAGCCAACTGTGTAGATTTACTTAGAATTGTAGCATTTAAGTGGTCAAAGGGCGTAAGAAATAAGTAATATTCACTAGTGTTTAGTTCCATGGGTTTCATTTCCATAtctaaattgtttttagCCTCCAATAGTCCAACTAGCAATTGATgcaattgtttattattaGTATCAGTGGCCATTGGCTCAAAGGTGAAGCTGCAAGTATTGTGCCCATCCTCTAGATGGTACTTAATTTGCCCTGAACAGCAATAAAATCCACAGGCTACATTTAGTTTGAATGCTAGTAATATTATTTCTTCCGATAAGTACAAGGTAGCTCTCCCTGGGATGTTTATTTGCAATGGGATAAACTTTAGAATTTTAGCAGAAGCCACTCCATCTTTGACCTTTTTAACCGCCTCAGGATCGCCATTAATGGACTTCAACGCAGTACAAATCCATCCAATTTCATTGGAAATTATCCTTTTGCCGAAggataatatatcatcgTTCAAATGCCACTCATTTTTCCACATACAATCGgtacatatattttttgtgtgAATAccaatttgattataattTGCGCGGTTATAATAGTTGAATAGTTGATTCTGATAAATCTTGTTAAAGGCGGATTCCGCACTATCAGCATAATTACCTAACATGTAAAACTTGAACAACAATACTAGTGTAATATAACAGTGGGCATTCCATCCAACATTTGAAAATTCGCTAAACGCCTTcttcaatatatttactcCATATTCATAGCTAATATTTATAGAGTTATCATTATCactattttttgattttattaatttgtgtaacATATAAGTATATTTGCCTGCAGTAAACATGTGATAGGGCTTAAACTTGAAGAATTCCAATCTCAATTCCAATACATTTTCCAGTCCAGACAATTTTTCACTAATGAAGTAGTGTAGCCTGGCAAAtctatacaaataattcgtatttgtatatatattgacaGATTTATTGTTCGTTACAAGTTGATAGTACTGTTGCACTATTTTGCGCAGTAACGATCCAAAGTTGTCATTACTCCTTGACTCCTTTACTAATATAACTAATCTTATAAGTTCGATTGCGAGTATATCGTAGTATTCTTCggatattataaataaggAAGGATTGACAGTATTGATAATATCAATACTGTCTGTTTTGTGGAAATTATCGTCatcattataattttcagTATATATATGGCCTACTCcatcattatatttaattaaattcCATGCGATATCGTAGTTTTTAAGCGAATTCTTACCGTCCCTTAATAACTCGTGTATATAAGCAATGTAACTGTGTCTTAAGGATTCCCATTTGTTACACTCCTGTGTGCTAATCCCTGggttatttttgaaaaaatcaCTATCAGACAATTTGAGCTTCTTCAAATGTCTTATGTGGCGCTCacaaaatgtattatttagtgTATAACAAAGGTCTTCTGCCTTTTTAATGTTCTTGTCCAGATCCTCATTGCAGAAACACAAAATATGTTCTATGGTGCATATgctaaaatttttaattgctGCGCTGTTAACATTGGGATTGGTGGAATtagtatcaaaatttaGCATTAAAATTACCTTGGTCTGGTTGTTTATGAAGGGCGTCAAATCTTTTGCAAAGTACGATACATTGTTCTCAATGTTAGGTAAGTAATCATAATTCTCATAATGTTCAACAGATGTAATATCTATGTAGATAACGATAGACCCTGGGTATGTAAGAAATGAATCTCCATTTATGAGCTTTGGCCCTATGTAATCAATTGTCAATCCAGTGAAATCAGGGATATCAGCAAGCGTCACATATTGTAATCTAGCGAAATTAGACCCAGATTTATCAACAGAAGCCTGTCTAAACGAATTTATGAGTGATTGCTTATTCTTGTCTTCcgtcaaaaataatacGCAAGGAGTCGGATCTCTAACAAGCGACTCAATGTTTTCATAAGTATCACCCATACTACACTCatcaataattcaaaatagtacagtttcaaattttctatAAACCTTAAGTGTGtaagttaattaattgctaCTGGGTAATATGTTTGAGATGAAATGCTTTCAACATATGTGTGGCCCTACTTTCACAACATTATCACTGAACAACAAATCAAGTAATTTCGcttgaaaaataataccCCGCAGCTTTTATGCTGTAAACACAGGAAATACGCCAACTAATCActataacaatattatttgtgtatCACTGGCGTGATTGCCCTTGTGTCCACGATTACAATACTACCGAGAAAATCGTTAAAAATGGCAAGAATACCATCATACGATGGATACTATGGTACATATGAAGATGATCTCAACAATACCCCCTTAAGTGAGCGTTATTATGAACAATTTTCTAAGGTACGCAAGATTGTGGCCAAACTACGGACGTTTAGTGAGGAAAAGATTGATCAAATCATGCACCAGTACTATAATACACTTGGATTAAATGAGTACTATTTCCAGACAACATCTGCAGCAGTTATAGCCCACAACATGATCTCTGTTATGACGGCAAAGATTTTACATGAAAATAGCGGCAGCGATTACTTCCCAGTGATAGAACAGGTGTCAGATGACTTCACATTTATAATAGCAAGGACTTCATTGCTAAATAGGAAATCTTCACAAAATTACATGGTCGAACGGTCAATTGAGACCAAACACTTCAGGCTCAACAACACCAGCAAGCCTTTGTGGCGTATGCAGTGTTTTAGGAGTGTGAATTCGATATTTGACGAACCTCATAACGTATTTGAAAGACTTAAAACATACTTTCTGCAAAAACCCGTATACGCCTGCACTGACCCGGACCCCAGGGAAACAGATTTAAGTAAACTATTGGATGTTGGATTCTATGAGAACAAGAAAAACAGTATCACTGaatcaatattttacaaGTTAAACAAGCAGTTAGTCGAATCTAGCACGGGCCTAGGTTTGGTAATATCAACGGAGCCCAGACAATATAACGTATATAGAATTGATGTGGCTTTTAGGCGCGAATATATGCATGACGACTTTTACTCTCGCATTGGCGACTGCATAACACTACATGGATGTTATTCTAagagtaaatattttgaccCGCTCAGTAATAATGTGTGTATTCTCACTGCATTTATCTCAAGTCTCCCACCAACACAGCTTACCGCCCCGGAAACTCCACTGTCAGTACGCACTGAACAGCTAGTagaatcattaaaattgagCTGTATCATACCCCAATCgaatttcacaaatttaatactaGACAGGTGTTTAACAATGCAACAGGTGGTATATACATACTGTGTTTCAAAGTTTATCGAACATTTCAGTGGCAGTGCTGGCCCGTACGTTGCtacaattgaaaattttgccaaGACACAACAGATTTCCCCATCTGAACTCTACGAAATCAGATCAAAACTCAAAGTACAACCATACACAGcacatcaaatatattctGCGGTGTCAAAAAATCTCGAACTTGTacgcaaattattttcagaATTCAAATCATTGCATTGCAAGGTGACTAAGCCTTTCAAAACACCAGAGCAAGAATTGGATATAAGTACTAGTAACTACCCCAACAATGCTACGGGAAATACTACGCTTGATGAAATGTTTTTGGATCAAATTAACAAGGGTGCCATTGGTACTCTAAATGAGGAGGCTGATGAGCCTGGATTGCATTCAAGTAACATTGATTACACGGCAAATGATTTGTCTGAGAGTCAATTGTTTCACCAGATTAAGCAGATTGATGATCAGGAACACTGTAACATTTTCATGTTTTTCCTCCGTTTCAACTGGTTAACACTCAGGACAAATTTCTTTTTACCAGATAAATTGAGCCTATGTTTTCGATTTGACCCTTCTATTTTGtctaaaaatgattatcCTCAGCGACCTTATTCAATATTGTTGGTTGTGGGTCCTCATTTTGTGGGCTTTCACATCAAATTCTCGGAAATTGCTCGTGGTGGCGTTCGTATTGTGCAATCATTTTCACAGGAAGCATATTCCAGGAACAAATTCCAGGTATTTGACGAGGCCTATAACCTATCTTATACTCAAAGTTTGAAAAATAAGGATATACCTGAGGGTGGTAGCAAAGGTGTTATACTACTAAACAAACTATCAACTAAGGCAGAAGCTGAGATGTATACCAGGGCCTCATTCATGTGCTACGTCGATGGAATGCTTGACATTATGTTACCTGACCCAGATCACATGGTAGACAGATTAAATAAGGAGGAGATTTATTTTTTGGGTCCAGATGAGCATACGGGTACGGGAAGATTGATGGATTGGGCGGCAAACCATGCCAAGCATAGAGGTTGCAGGTACTGGAGGGGATTTACTACTGGTAAATCGCCCGAGATGGGCGGTATTCCTCACGACATTTACGGGATGACTACTGCATCAATTGAGGCATTTGTGGATGAATTGTTTCTTAAATGCAACCTAGAAGCTAATCAGGTTACCAGATTTCTTACAGGCGGTCCTGATGGCGATTTGGGTAGTAATGCAGTGCTAGCCTCAAAAACAAAAACACTTACAATAGTCGACAAATCAGGCGTTCTTCACGATCCTAATGGCTTGAATATTGAAGAGCTAAGACGACTAGTGCAACTCAGAATTGAGGGCAAACCCACTTGTGCTATTATGTATAACGAGAATTTGTTATCAAAAGATGGTTTCATGGTACCTGAAGACGCAATTGATCTAAAACTCCCTGATGGTACTGTTGTAAAGCGGGGTAGTCAGTTTAGGGATGAATTCCATTTGGGAGGGGGTGGCGGTGCAGCTTTGTTCAACCCCTGTGGTGGTAGGCCAAGTTCAATAACACCATTCAATGTCCACCGCCTGTTTAACTCTTCTACTGGCAAATCTGTCTACAAGTATATAGTGGAAGGGGCAAATGTGTTTATCACCCAGGATGCCCGAAGGATACTTGAAAGGAAGGGAATAATACTGTTTAAAGATGCATCTACAAACAAAGGGGGTGTAACTAGTTCTTCATATGAAGTATTGGCAGCTATGGTGTTAGACGATGAACTTTATGCCAAACACCTATGTGACACACTGGAAAATTGTCACAGCCATGCTAAGGGTAAATCGGATGAGGCAAATCCATTTAGGGTCAAGTACATAAAcgaaattttaaatattatacgTGAAAACGCCCGTAAGGAATTTAACGTCTTGTGGAGTGAGGGACTGAGGACAGGTAGACCTCGGTGCGATCTAAcagatattttatctagCAAGATAATTAACCTCAAAAAGTCCATAGTAGAATCGGACACGCTGTTTAGCAATAGCAAATTGGTTGATATAGTACTGAATAAGGCAATACCAAAAAGTATCTTCACATTGGTGGATCTGGAAACTATAAAAGAGAGAGTTCCTGATAGATATTTGAGGGCGATTTTTGCATCGTATATTGCTTCTAACTTTTATTATTCGCAAAAATTCGCTGAAGATACTTCAGTTTTCGCCTTCCATGAGTACATTGCAGTGTTGAAGGACGAACATACCGTAGTGAATAAAAAGGTCAATTCCAATCAACCATTTTGATACTAATGATGTTAGATTCTAAATTTGTGcaataaacatattttaaacaCATGTTAAAGGTAATTATACACTAATTTCTAACTAATAAATCATctgcaattgaaattaataactaatcaaaaatgattattagACTAACATTTAGAGTAACGTATATGTGaacaattattatctatatcagttactatttatttataaaatcatattgttataataattatcattgtaAATCGAATTTTTTCcgtaaattgattttttaaaatagtCTTACACATAATGATTAATTagattatcaataaatacttaatatagataaataCTAGTACTGGATAGTCAATTGATatgtatgtaaataattttttgcatatAGTTTAGAGATAAaatagttaaattattcatttgaatcaatttcataacCTCATTGAGAATGAACAGaagcaattatttgtaaatgcagataattcaatttgtaattgcTAAACAtgtaatatgtatataactACAAATTGCGTCTGGAGTATATACACGCAGAGAATAATTTAATGCCTCCATTTATACATACTAGGTTagtaatattatcaatatactattaatcTGTAAACCAATTTACATTGCTTGACTgattattttgatttaaaaGGACATGATTACATTACgaaaatcattaaatactcCTTCATTTCATTGGTCAATCGTattgtattaatataacattttaaaaagttatttataacataattttttacaatatagTAGAATATATTGAAACGTATCATACTCGCATACCAATAGTTTAAGGATTCAATTCCATACTAAACATTTGTTAcataaatgaaatataacattatcTAATGGTTatcatcaacaattttaatcaaGATGCTagcatttattaatatagcCCCTATTATATTTAGTGGACATAAATTTCGTCattcaatataataatgtttaaaattcaatcatacataatatatgcaCAACTGACATCAATTTACGGCTAATTACATTATACTATAGGATTTTATCTGTATTAATGAAGATCCTATAATAAACAAGTTATTTAAGCAGAAAGCAATTTTGCCACGATACAGTACATCACTGCTGAAGAATTACACTTACTCACGGATTTGTAAAGAAATATAGTCGGTACAatgtatttaatgaaatttgtataaaaagtccaaaaaattaaatgattaaatttaaattaattgtttaaagAATCATTTTGTTTGATTGAATAGGAGACATATTGCCCTGCTTTGTATGGTCTAAACATGTCAAATTCCAGCTCTGGTATCTAAGATCATCAAATTCTATACCTTAAAATCCTGTTTAATCAGTGTAAGATGTCTGCGATTGTCAATTTCTGGTAATAGTAGATAATCTTTGCCATATTGTGAGACGAACGGCTGTAGTTTATCCAGGCAATTTAACcttgaaaatatatcagCCAAATATAGTGCCAGATATGGTTGGGTGAATATTCCAGCAGGAGGATTATTGCTAAGtttatcatttctaaatGATCGAGTGCCTCACATTTTATGAGGGGCTGAATCGGAGCCAAAGTAGAATCTAGGATGTCCGCTAGTGATGacctaaataaacacttatttgatatataaaCACATCGATATTGGTTATGTAGCACATAACATATTTTGGCACAAGCTTACATCCAAAATAGCCTGCCTATCGGAAAAAGTCTTTGGCATTGGtttacaataataatgcGGATTTGTTATGTGGTTGCACAAGTCATCTGCTGTGGTGTTTTCATGGCCCATTTGAGATATTACATCACTAGCAAGCAGTTCTAAGTGATGGATTGTGACTGAAGCTGCAATGTTTGGGgtattttttacaaaatcCACCAGTTCTTTGCTTGTCACATGCTCTGCCACAATTTTCAGATTAGAGAATTTGTTACAAATCTGTATAACCTATGAGTCTCACTTGGTGTAGTTGtgggataaaattttgctCAGAAAACAGCGGATTTGAGTCAATTGTTTCACAGTGAATGTGTAGAGACAATGAGAGCTTTTCCATGGCATTGAAAAGTGGATAATAATCTTGAAAACACTAGCTATACAATCTACTACCTTAAACCCAAAACTTGAGTTAGTGGTTACCCCCTTTGGGTAGCATTTAATCTAAGTAAATGAAGTAATTGACCCCCTGCACGTGAGACCTAGCCGCATTCATCTCCAAATCAGATATACTAATATCCTGATTCAAGTATAGAGTCATTAGATAATCTACATGTGGattctatataatattatggGATACAATATCTAAAAGGAAATTGTGATAGAGCAGCGCCTGGTCACATGTAACTATGGGTGATCTTAGATTTGGCATAACTAAAACTCGATCGCTGGGTTATGTTTTCCATACCTCCCCCCGGAATTTATGGATTTGGCAACAACCGATTGACTTGATTCACGCAAATGACAGTGAAGGTCATCGAAAAACACTAGTTTTATCTCAGATTCATCACTAGTCATATTTTCCATAGGGTTTACAAGCGTCCAGAGAACATACAAAGGTTGCCAGTTATAGCCCTATATACAGCCTAGCCATATGTGTGGGCATGAACGGTGATGGCTAGGGTGGATGGTATAGTAAAGCTGCGCAAATTGACAGGACTGCCCTTCAAATTGTGCAAGGAAGCTTTTGACAAGTATGGGGGGGTGATttgtattaatttagagCATTTCCGAGTCACTAACTTACCTGGAGAGATGTGGACAAGAATTTGAACCACTGACAAAATCTTTAAACAACGG from the Babesia microti strain RI chromosome I, complete genome genome contains:
- a CDS encoding glutamate dehydrogenase (overlaps_old_locusTagID:BBM_I01990), producing the protein MARIPSYDGYYGTYEDDLNNTPLSERYYEQFSKVRKIVAKLRTFSEEKIDQIMHQYYNTLGLNEYYFQTTSAAVIAHNMISVMTAKILHENSGSDYFPVIEQVSDDFTFIIARTSLLNRKSSQNYMVERSIETKHFRLNNTSKPLWRMQCFRSVNSIFDEPHNVFERLKTYFLQKPVYACTDPDPRETDLSKLLDVGFYENKKNSITESIFYKLNKQLVESSTGLGLVISTEPRQYNVYRIDVAFRREYMHDDFYSRIGDCITLHGCYSKSKYFDPLSNNVCILTAFISSLPPTQLTAPETPLSVRTEQLVESLKLSCIIPQSNFTNLILDRCLTMQQVVYTYCVSKFIEHFSGSAGPYVATIENFAKTQQISPSELYEIRSKLKVQPYTAHQIYSAVSKNLELVRKLFSEFKSLHCKVTKPFKTPEQELDISTSNYPNNATGNTTLDEMFLDQINKGAIGTLNEEADEPGLHSSNIDYTANDLSESQLFHQIKQIDDQEHCNIFMFFLRFNWLTLRTNFFLPDKLSLCFRFDPSILSKNDYPQRPYSILLVVGPHFVGFHIKFSEIARGGVRIVQSFSQEAYSRNKFQVFDEAYNLSYTQSLKNKDIPEGGSKGVILLNKLSTKAEAEMYTRASFMCYVDGMLDIMLPDPDHMVDRLNKEEIYFLGPDEHTGTGRLMDWAANHAKHRGCRYWRGFTTGKSPEMGGIPHDIYGMTTASIEAFVDELFLKCNLEANQVTRFLTGGPDGDLGSNAVLASKTKTLTIVDKSGVLHDPNGLNIEELRRLVQLRIEGKPTCAIMYNENLLSKDGFMVPEDAIDLKLPDGTVVKRGSQFRDEFHLGGGGGAALFNPCGGRPSSITPFNVHRLFNSSTGKSVYKYIVEGANVFITQDARRILERKGIILFKDASTNKGGVTSSSYEVLAAMVLDDELYAKHLCDTLENCHSHAKGKSDEANPFRVKYINEILNIIRENARKEFNVLWSEGLRTGRPRCDLTDILSSKIINLKKSIVESDTLFSNSKLVDIVLNKAIPKSIFTLVDLETIKERVPDRYLRAIFASYIASNFYYSQKFAEDTSVFAFHEYIAVLKDEHTVVNKKVNSNQPF
- a CDS encoding dihydroorotase (overlaps_old_locusTagID:BBM_I01995); the protein is MTSDESEIKLVFFDDLHCHLRESSQSVVAKSINSGGSDRVLVMPNLRSPIVTCDQALLYHNFLLDINPHVDYLMTLYLNQDISISDLEMNAARSHVQGIKCYPKGVTTNSSFGFKCFQDYYPLFNAMEKLSLSLHIHCETIDSNPLFSEQNFIPQLHQICNKFSNLKIVAEHVTSKELVDFVKNTPNIAASVTIHHLELLASDVISQMGHENTTADDLCNHITNPHYYCKPMPKTFSDRQAILDVITSGHPRFYFGSDSAPHKINDKLSNNPPAGIFTQPYLALYLADIFSRLNCLDKLQPFVSQYGKDYLLLPEIDNRRHLTLIKQDFKIPELEFDMFRPYKAGQYVSYSIKQNDSLNN